One window of Pseudalkalibacillus berkeleyi genomic DNA carries:
- a CDS encoding energy-coupling factor transporter transmembrane component T family protein, whose translation MMDNIIIGQYVPGQSPIHRMDPRAKLIAVFIYVIIVFLANNWVSYGVLGIFTIGTALLSRVPVSFMIKGLKPILWIILFTMILHLFMTKEGPVLFDLGFTKIHEGGVIQGVFIALRLLFLIILTSLLTLTTTPIDITDGIESVLAPLKKVKFPVHEFALMMSISLRFIPTLLQETEKIMKAQSARGAEFSSGPIKERVKAFIPLLVPLFVSAFKRAEDLAFAMEARGYRGGEGRTKLRLLQWRGIDTLCLVSVGLLIVVLFLLRS comes from the coding sequence ATGATGGATAATATTATTATTGGGCAGTATGTTCCAGGACAGTCCCCTATTCATAGGATGGATCCTCGTGCCAAATTGATTGCGGTCTTTATCTACGTGATTATCGTTTTCCTGGCTAACAATTGGGTCAGTTACGGTGTACTAGGTATTTTCACAATAGGAACAGCATTACTTTCTCGAGTGCCTGTATCGTTTATGATTAAAGGTTTGAAACCGATTCTCTGGATTATCCTATTTACGATGATTTTACACTTGTTCATGACGAAAGAAGGGCCGGTACTGTTTGATCTCGGATTTACGAAAATTCACGAAGGTGGCGTTATTCAAGGAGTTTTCATCGCTTTAAGGCTCTTATTTCTCATTATATTAACTTCATTATTAACCTTGACGACTACACCGATAGATATTACCGATGGAATTGAAAGTGTTCTAGCGCCTTTAAAGAAGGTAAAGTTTCCTGTTCACGAATTCGCTTTAATGATGTCGATCTCCTTACGTTTCATTCCAACACTTTTGCAAGAAACAGAGAAGATTATGAAGGCACAATCCGCAAGAGGGGCTGAGTTCTCAAGCGGCCCGATTAAAGAAAGAGTAAAGGCCTTTATCCCACTCCTGGTCCCACTGTTCGTCAGCGCATTCAAACGAGCTGAAGATCTTGCATTTGCAATGGAAGCGAGAGGTTATCGTGGTGGAGAAGGACGAACCAAACTTCGTTTACTTCAATGGCGAGG
- a CDS encoding energy-coupling factor ABC transporter ATP-binding protein — MELSTEQVAHIYSEGTPKEHRALYDVSINVPAGSFYAIIGHTGSGKSTLIQHLNGLLKPTSGAVHIGSKTIRANEKAKQLKEVRKRVGMVFQYPEHQLFEETIEKDICFGPLNFGVDEKTAKNRAKETLRLVGLNDEYLERSPFELSGGQMRRVAIAGVLAMNPEVLILDEPTAGLDPSGQREMMELFISLQKEKNITIILVTHSMEDAARYADKIFVMANGTLFMEGSPKEIFEQEDKIREAGLDIPESTKFIQAVQDQFGTTLEAGYTIEEAVDLVDRIMKVGSSK, encoded by the coding sequence ATGGAACTATCAACAGAACAAGTAGCACATATATATAGCGAAGGCACACCGAAAGAACATCGAGCTCTTTATGATGTCTCCATAAATGTACCAGCGGGAAGTTTCTATGCAATTATCGGACACACTGGCTCAGGAAAATCAACTCTCATTCAACATTTGAACGGTTTATTGAAACCGACCTCAGGGGCTGTTCATATAGGGAGTAAGACGATTAGGGCGAATGAGAAAGCAAAACAACTAAAAGAAGTTCGTAAACGTGTTGGTATGGTGTTCCAATATCCAGAGCATCAACTCTTTGAAGAAACGATTGAAAAGGATATTTGCTTCGGACCACTTAACTTTGGTGTGGATGAGAAAACAGCAAAGAATAGAGCAAAGGAAACGCTTCGGCTTGTAGGTTTAAACGACGAGTATTTGGAACGCTCACCTTTTGAGCTGAGCGGAGGTCAAATGCGTCGAGTTGCAATCGCAGGTGTGTTAGCGATGAATCCTGAAGTATTAATTTTAGATGAGCCAACAGCTGGTTTAGATCCTAGTGGTCAACGCGAGATGATGGAACTATTTATTTCTTTGCAGAAGGAAAAGAACATTACCATTATTCTTGTTACACACAGTATGGAAGACGCTGCTCGATATGCTGACAAGATCTTCGTTATGGCAAATGGCACCTTATTTATGGAAGGAAGTCCGAAGGAGATATTCGAGCAAGAGGACAAGATTCGTGAAGCCGGCTTGGATATTCCAGAATCAACAAAATTCATTCAGGCGGTTCAAGATCAATTCGGTACTACACTTGAAGCTGGATACACAATTGAGGAAGCGGTAGACCTCGTTGACCGCATAATGAAAGTGGGGTCATCGAAATGA